The segment TTGTGCGACGTCAAGTTCCAGCCCAAAAAGCCGCTCGACGGTCGCAGCTTTGCGCCGACTCTGCTGAGCCAGGACAAACAGCCGTTGTACGATCGCTACCTCTTTTCGATCCCGATCAACAAATGGCAAAACGTCAGCGTCCGTTCGCAGCGTTTCCGCCTCGACGCGGCCGGCCATCTCTATGACATCGCCAAGGATGCCGGTCAGCGTAAAGACGTCGCCGCGCAGCATCCGAAAGAGGTCGCCGCCATGAAGAAGGCGGCCGATCAGTTTCGAGAGGAAATTCGGGAGCAGATGGAAGCGGAAGACCGTCCGTTCACCGTCGGTTATGCGCATAGCACGCAATTACCGGCTCGGGACGGCAAACCGCACGGAAATATTCGTCGCAGCGCGCCGGCGCCTAATTGCTCCTATTTCACCGGTTGGAAGAGCGCGGATGACAAAATGACTTGGGACGTTGAGGTTGGTCAGGCCGGCAAATATGAGCCAATCGTCTATTATGCCGCCCCCAAGAGCGTGGTTGGTACGACGTTGGAACTGAGCATTGGCGACAAGAATGCAAGCGGCAAGATTGTCGCTGAGCATGACCCGCCCAGCTATGGCCCCGAACTCGATCGCGCGTCGCGAGGGAGCGAATCCCCGGTAAAAGACTTCGCTCCGCTTACTCTCGGGGTTATCGAGCTTCCGCAAGGTACTGGTCAATTGACGCTCGCTGCGCCCGAAATGACCTCTGCAGAGGGTCCCGAAATCCGCATGCTGATCTTGCGTTGTATTCCATAAACTTCGCGGCCGTCCGCGAACTTCAGTTTTCTCTCGGTCTTTCTTGTGACCGCCACGGTCGTACCAACCGGTACGACCGTGCGCCCTTTCGCGGTTTCTCCCATTTTCCCTTGCGTTGCAAGTTGAAATTCGGGGTCTATATTTCTGCAGCCTCAAAGTCCGGGATCACGGTGGACTTATGCATCTGGGGCGAAACCGCAGTGAACGGCATGAATTCCAACGAACGACGCATCCTACATATCGACGATGATCCGACGGTCACTCGTATGATCCAGGCTCGTCTTGCGCAGCACGACTATATCGTCGACGAGCTGCACGATCCGACGTGCTGGCGTGGTGCGCTAATCAATGGCGGATATCGCGTTGTCCTGCTCGACATTGAGATGCCGCAGCTGAACGGACTTGAGGTCCTTCAACAGATCAAACAGTTCGATATCGGCGTCGCCGTGATCATGTTTACCGGCAAGCTGAAGATGAACCTGGTGTTCGAGGCCCTTGGATACGGAGCCGAATACTGTCTGTTCAAGCCAGCTGACGATCTGCGACCGATGATCGATGCGCTTGAAGCGTCGTTTTACCGAATCGAACAATGGCGCCAAGCCGCCGCCTTCGCCGCTCGCCAATTGCGCATCGCGCAGAAGACCTCGGAAATCAAATCGAAGCTGCGAGCGAGCAATTCACCCTCACCCTCCCTCGCCAGCGAATTGCCCTCTGGGTTCGAGTGGAGCAATTTTGAGAACTACCTGATTCTGCGCGGCGCGATCTCGCCGCAACTGCTGGAACTTGCACGCTCCGCCTACGCTCGCAGCGTCAAACCGATCGGCCAGATCGCCCTGCAGTCGCGCCATATCACCGTCGCTGGACTGATGCAGGTGCTGCAGCGTCAAGCCGACACGCAGTTGAAGTTTGGCGAAGCGGCCGTGGAGCTCGGCCTGCTAACGACCGACCAGGTGCAAGAGTTGCTGGAACAGCAAAAACACCTTTCGACCACCCCGCAAGATGCGATCTTCACCGTCGGCGCGATGACGCCGGCGAACTTGAATCGCTATCTGGCGGAATACCTTCGAGAGATGGAATCCTCCTCTTCCTGGGCGGTCCCTTCGCCCGAAGCGGCCCTCCATCATCCCCAAGTGACGGCGACTTTTCCGTCCAACATGGTTCAGGAGCACTGTTAGATTATGTACGAAGACAATGAACTAGTCGCCGAGTTCGTGATCGAATCGAACGAACATCTCGCGAACGTCGAATCGCAGCTGTTGGCGATCGAATCGGGCGGCGAGAGCGTCGACGTCGATCTGGTCAACACCGTCTTTCGTGCGATCCACTCGATCAAAGGCGCCGCGGGGTTCCTCGGACTGCGCAACATCAACGACCTGTCGCACAGCCTGGAGAACGTCCTCAACAAGCTCCGCAACCTGGAGCTCGTGCCCAACTCGGGAATGATCGACGTCATGCTCCGCGCATCGGATCAACTCCGCTCGATGATCAACGACGTCGAAAGCTCGGACGAAATGAAAATCGCCGACTTCGTGAAACAGCTTGACGAGATCGCGGCCGGCGTCACGCCGACCCCGTCGACGCCAGCTCCGACAGCGGCTGCTTCTGCCCCGGTCGAAGTTCCCTCGCCTGCCGCCATCCTCGAAGCGCCGACGCCGAACGAAGTCGAAACGCCGGCCCCGGTTGCTGTAGCGCCGACTCCGGTCGAACCGACTCCGCAACCGGCTGCCCCGGCTCCGAAAGCGGCCAGCGAAGAAACTCGGTCGGAAGGTTCGACCAATATCGAAGCGAACATTCGCGTTCCGGTCAGCGTGCTCGATCGCCTGATGAACTTGACCGGCGAACTCGTCCTTTGCCGCAACCAGGTGATGCAAGCCATTTCGGGCAAGCAGGACTCGGGCCTCGAAGCGGTCGCCTCCGGCTTGGACCAGGTTACCAGCGAGTTGCAGGACGCGGTCATGCAGACTCGCATGCAACCGATCGGGCAGGTCTTCAATCGCTTTATCCGCGTCGTTCGCGATCTGGGCGCCAAGCTCGGCAAAGAATGCAACCTGCACATTGACGGCAAGGAAGTGGAAGTCGACAAGTCGATCATCGAAGCGATCGGCGATCCGATGACCCACTTGATCCGCAACTCGATGGATCATGGTCTGGAAACTCCGCAAAAGCGCGTCGCCAACGGCAAGAGCCCGACCGGCAAGATCAACCTTCGCGCCTATCACCAGGCTGGCAAGGTCCGCATCGAAATCGAAGATGACGGCCAAGGGATCAACCCCGCGATCTTGAAAGAGAAAGCGGTCTCCAAGGGAGTCATCACGCAAGATCAGGCCGAGCAGATGACCGATCGCGACGCCGTTCGCTTGATCTTCCACGCCGGCTTCTCGACCGCCGAAAAGCTGACCGACGTCAGCGGACGCGGCGTCGGCATGGATGTCGTTCGCAGCAACATCGAAAAGCTGGGCGGCACCGTCGACGTCGAATCGACGATCGGCAAAGGAACGAACATTCTGATCACCCTGCCGCTGACGTTGGCGATCATTCCGTCGCTGATCGTCGAAACGAGCGGCAGTCGCTTCGCTATCCCGCAAGCGAACATCTCGGAACTGGTCCGCGTCCGCGCCGATGACGAGCAACGCCTGACCCGCGTCAAAGGGGCCGAAATGCTCCGCCTTCGCGGCTCGCTCCTGCCGATCGTCCGCATGCAGCGGATCCTGCACCTTCGCGGCGACGCATCGAAACAATCGAACAGTAGCAGCATCATCGTCGTCGAAACGGGCCGCGCTCGTTACGGTCTGGCGGTCGACGGCCTGCACGACTCCGAAGAAATCGTGGTCAAGCCGCTGGGACGTCACCTGCGAGGTTGCAAGTGCCTTTCAGGCGCCACGATCCTCGGCGACGGGCACATCGCGCTCATCCTGGACGTCTCCGGCATCGGCGCCGAAGCGAAACTCGACCTCACCGACCAGAGCGAACTGGAAGCGAAGCGGATCCAGGAAGATCTGCACGCCGGCGAAGAGTCGCAGTCGCTCCTGATGTTCACCAACCATCCGCAAGAAAACTTCGCGATCCCGATGAGCGTCGTGCTTCGCGTCGAGCGAATCCGCGTCAGCCAGATCGACACCGTCGGCGGCCTGGAAGTGCTGCAATACCGCGGCTCGTCGCTGCCGGTCATGCGATTGGAAAACAACATCAACGCTCGCCCGGCTCCGTCCGAGTTGGAAAGCGTCTTCGTGGTGATCTTCGACATCAACGGATATGAAGTCGGCTTGATCGCTCCGCAGTTGAAAGACATCCAGAACGTCGCGATGCACATTGACGCCACGACGTTCCGCGAAACCGGCGTCTGCGGCTCGTTCGTCTACGACGGCCAGGCGATTCGCTTGCTCGACATCTTCAAGATCGTCGAAAAGCATCGCCCCGAATGGTTCGAGCACCACAAGGTCGCCGCCGAAACCCGTTCGCATGACCCGATCGTCCTGCTGGCCGAAGACTCCGACTTCTTCCGTCGCCAGGTGCGTGGCTTCCTCGAAGAGGCCGGCTTCCAAGTGGTAGACGCCGAAGACGGCCAGGTCGCCTGGGAAACGCTACAGCAAGGGGAATACCACTTCGACCTGATCGTCACCGATATCGAAATGCCTCGCATGAATGGCTTCGAGCTGTCGCGCAAGGTTCGTAACTCGGACAAGTGGAAGAACATGCCGATCGTCGCTTTGACCTCGCTCGCTTCAGACGAACATCGTCGCGAAGGGGAAGAGGCCGGCATCGACGACTACCAAATCAAGATGGATCGCGAACGCCTGTTGTCGTCGGTTTCTCGACTGACGCAGACCGACGTCGAAACTCTCCGACGTCAAGCGATGCGTGACGGAAAAGCCCGAGAATTGTCTACCGCAGGAGTTTAACCAATGTCTGGTAACGAAAAGAAAAGCGTAATTTCGGGCGAGCAGCAGTTCGTCACCTTTTACCTGGGCGATCTGTTGATGGCGATTCCGATCGGCTGCGTCCAGGAAATCAACCGCCAATTGGAATGCACGCCGGTACCGCAGGCTCCGCCGTACGTTTGCGGCGTCGTCAATCTCCGCGGCGAAGTGGTGACGGTGGTCGAACCGCGGCACATCCTCCGCTTGGAGCCGGGCGAGCAGACTCGCGAGAGCCGCAACCTGATCATCAATTCGCACGGGGAAGCGGTCGGGATCGTCGTCGACAAAGTGTCGGACATTCTGACGCTGACCGACGAAGACGTGACCCCTCCTCCGGCCAACCTGAAGGGTGTCGAAGGGCGTTTCTTCATCGGCGTTCACCAACGCGATGAGGACGTCGTTGTGCTGCTCAACATCGACGAGATGTTGAACGACGCCAACGAATTCGCGGCGATGGCCTAACAAACGCCGCCTGAGGTTCGAGTCGCCGCTGGCGGCTTGAACCGCCCCTGCGGCCAGGGAAGAGCGAAGTAGGAAACCATGAGCGAGGAAGATCGCATTCGCGTACTGGTCGTCGACGACTCGGCGTTATACCGCAAGTTAGTCCGCGACATCCTTGCGCAGATCCCTCAAATCGAAGTCGTCGGCGTCGCCGCTGACGGCCGCATCGCGCTTGACAAGATCGAATACTTGCAGCCCGACCTGATCACGCTCGACGTCGAAATGCCAACGATCGACGGGCTCGGCGTGCTGCGAGAAATGAAACGCTTCGCCCACCAGCCCGGCGTGATCATGTTGAGCGCTTTGACCGGCGCTGGCGCACAAGCGACGATGGCTGCGCTGCAGTTGGGGGCGTTCGACTTCGTGCTGAAACCGGCCGGAACCAGCGCCGAACAAAGCATGTCGATCCTGTCGGAAACGCTCCGGCAACGAGTCGACGCATACCTGCGTCGGGTCGTCCGTACGACTAGACCAATCGCCGTCGGCGCTACGCATCGCGCCGCTTCGCCGCCGCCGAAACCGGTCGAAGCGCCGAAGCCGCCGCATCCCACGTCGCTCGTTTCGTCGCACGATCTGACATTTCGTTCGCCGATCGAAGCGGTTGCGATCGGGATTTCGACCGGTGGACCTCCGGCCCTGACGTCGCAACTCCCCAACATTCCCCAAAACTTTCCGGTTCCGATCTTCGTCGTTCAGCACATGCCGCCGCTGTTTACCAAGTCGCTCGCCGAAGACCTCAATCGGCGCTGCCAGGTG is part of the Blastopirellula sediminis genome and harbors:
- a CDS encoding hybrid sensor histidine kinase/response regulator; its protein translation is MYEDNELVAEFVIESNEHLANVESQLLAIESGGESVDVDLVNTVFRAIHSIKGAAGFLGLRNINDLSHSLENVLNKLRNLELVPNSGMIDVMLRASDQLRSMINDVESSDEMKIADFVKQLDEIAAGVTPTPSTPAPTAAASAPVEVPSPAAILEAPTPNEVETPAPVAVAPTPVEPTPQPAAPAPKAASEETRSEGSTNIEANIRVPVSVLDRLMNLTGELVLCRNQVMQAISGKQDSGLEAVASGLDQVTSELQDAVMQTRMQPIGQVFNRFIRVVRDLGAKLGKECNLHIDGKEVEVDKSIIEAIGDPMTHLIRNSMDHGLETPQKRVANGKSPTGKINLRAYHQAGKVRIEIEDDGQGINPAILKEKAVSKGVITQDQAEQMTDRDAVRLIFHAGFSTAEKLTDVSGRGVGMDVVRSNIEKLGGTVDVESTIGKGTNILITLPLTLAIIPSLIVETSGSRFAIPQANISELVRVRADDEQRLTRVKGAEMLRLRGSLLPIVRMQRILHLRGDASKQSNSSSIIVVETGRARYGLAVDGLHDSEEIVVKPLGRHLRGCKCLSGATILGDGHIALILDVSGIGAEAKLDLTDQSELEAKRIQEDLHAGEESQSLLMFTNHPQENFAIPMSVVLRVERIRVSQIDTVGGLEVLQYRGSSLPVMRLENNINARPAPSELESVFVVIFDINGYEVGLIAPQLKDIQNVAMHIDATTFRETGVCGSFVYDGQAIRLLDIFKIVEKHRPEWFEHHKVAAETRSHDPIVLLAEDSDFFRRQVRGFLEEAGFQVVDAEDGQVAWETLQQGEYHFDLIVTDIEMPRMNGFELSRKVRNSDKWKNMPIVALTSLASDEHRREGEEAGIDDYQIKMDRERLLSSVSRLTQTDVETLRRQAMRDGKARELSTAGV
- a CDS encoding chemotaxis protein CheW; amino-acid sequence: MSGNEKKSVISGEQQFVTFYLGDLLMAIPIGCVQEINRQLECTPVPQAPPYVCGVVNLRGEVVTVVEPRHILRLEPGEQTRESRNLIINSHGEAVGIVVDKVSDILTLTDEDVTPPPANLKGVEGRFFIGVHQRDEDVVVLLNIDEMLNDANEFAAMA
- a CDS encoding protein-glutamate methylesterase/protein-glutamine glutaminase, which produces MSEEDRIRVLVVDDSALYRKLVRDILAQIPQIEVVGVAADGRIALDKIEYLQPDLITLDVEMPTIDGLGVLREMKRFAHQPGVIMLSALTGAGAQATMAALQLGAFDFVLKPAGTSAEQSMSILSETLRQRVDAYLRRVVRTTRPIAVGATHRAASPPPKPVEAPKPPHPTSLVSSHDLTFRSPIEAVAIGISTGGPPALTSQLPNIPQNFPVPIFVVQHMPPLFTKSLAEDLNRRCQVEVVEASDGEDVRPGVIYIAPGGHQMKVERDGVKTRVRVNDDPHERNCRPSVDYLFRSISHVYGGSTLGVIMTGMGDDGTVGCRLLKRLGANIIAQNEESSVVYGMPRSIVEAGLADLICPLNDVGREIVNCVKRSRG
- a CDS encoding response regulator translates to MNSNERRILHIDDDPTVTRMIQARLAQHDYIVDELHDPTCWRGALINGGYRVVLLDIEMPQLNGLEVLQQIKQFDIGVAVIMFTGKLKMNLVFEALGYGAEYCLFKPADDLRPMIDALEASFYRIEQWRQAAAFAARQLRIAQKTSEIKSKLRASNSPSPSLASELPSGFEWSNFENYLILRGAISPQLLELARSAYARSVKPIGQIALQSRHITVAGLMQVLQRQADTQLKFGEAAVELGLLTTDQVQELLEQQKHLSTTPQDAIFTVGAMTPANLNRYLAEYLREMESSSSWAVPSPEAALHHPQVTATFPSNMVQEHC